One window of the Rosa rugosa chromosome 3, drRosRugo1.1, whole genome shotgun sequence genome contains the following:
- the LOC133739087 gene encoding uncharacterized protein LOC133739087, with amino-acid sequence MAIAGAAATMALARATSTAALLTTTTTHRANWVFTPFAVSYSSSKPSRALILYSKPGCCLCDGLKEKLQAAFLLSGPDSIHDVDLQIRDITSNPEWERAYQYEIPVLARVLSDGTEETLPRLSPRLGVEMVQKKIAAALKH; translated from the exons ATGGCCATTGCAGGTGCAGCAGCGACAATGGCTCTGGCCAGAGCGACCTCGACTGCTGCTCTgctaacaacaacaacaacacacaGGGCCAACTGGGTCTTCACTCCTTTCGCtgtttcttattcttcttcaaaACCTTCAAGAGCTCTCATTCTCTACTCCAAGCCGGGCTGCTGTTTGTGCGATGGCCTCAAAGAAAAGCTTCAGGCCGCCTTCTTACTCTCCGGCCCTGATTCCATTCACGATGTGGATTTACAG ATAAGGGATATTACAAGCAATCCTGAGTGGGAAAGAGCTTACCAGTATGAGATACCTGTTTTGGCTAGAGTGCTATCTGATGGCACTGAG GAAACTCTACCTAGATTATCTCCTCGTCTTGGAGTGGAAATGGTTCAGAAGAAAATAGCTGCAGCCTTGAAACATTAG